From Roseovarius sp. EL26, the proteins below share one genomic window:
- a CDS encoding glucose 1-dehydrogenase produces MRLKGKAALITGGASGFGEGIVRKFRAEGAQVVIADINESAAQAKAEELGAAYCGVDVACPRSMTRLADMVIAHFGVPDIVVNNAGVTHQPQSMEQVSEADFDRVLAVNCKSVYLSAKQFVHQMKARKSGVFLNVASTAGVSPRPNLNWYNASKGWMITATRAMAVELAPFGIRVNALNPVAGETPLLASFMGEDTPEMREKFLSTIPIGRFSTPKDMGNAAAFLCSDEADMITGVCLEVDGGRCI; encoded by the coding sequence ATGCGTCTAAAAGGGAAAGCCGCATTGATCACCGGTGGTGCCAGTGGTTTTGGCGAAGGGATCGTGCGAAAATTCCGGGCCGAGGGCGCGCAGGTCGTGATTGCCGATATTAATGAGAGCGCAGCACAAGCCAAAGCCGAAGAATTAGGCGCGGCCTACTGCGGGGTTGATGTTGCTTGCCCTCGCAGCATGACCCGTTTGGCGGATATGGTCATTGCGCACTTTGGTGTGCCGGATATCGTGGTGAATAATGCCGGCGTGACACATCAACCGCAGTCAATGGAACAGGTCAGCGAGGCCGATTTTGACCGCGTGTTGGCAGTCAATTGCAAATCTGTCTACCTGAGTGCAAAGCAATTCGTGCATCAGATGAAAGCCCGAAAGAGCGGCGTGTTTTTGAACGTCGCCTCGACCGCCGGGGTTAGCCCACGGCCCAATCTAAATTGGTATAACGCCTCAAAGGGTTGGATGATCACGGCCACCCGCGCCATGGCGGTTGAACTTGCGCCTTTTGGCATCCGGGTCAATGCGCTCAATCCTGTTGCGGGTGAAACGCCTTTGCTCGCATCGTTCATGGGTGAAGATACGCCCGAGATGCGTGAGAAATTCCTTTCGACCATACCGATTGGGCGGTTTTCCACCCCAAAAGACATGGGTAACGCAGCTGCCTTTCTGTGCAGCGACGAGGCCGATATGATCACGGGTGTCTGTCTTGAGGTGGATGGAGGCCGGTGCATTTGA
- the gmd gene encoding GDP-mannose 4,6-dehydratase, whose protein sequence is MKKALITGVTGQDGAYLSEFLLNKGYQVHGIKRRTSLFNTQRIDHLFEGEPGQSGQFQLHHGDMTDSSSLTNVINKVQPDEVYNLAAQSHVAVSFEEPEYTANSDAIGALRILEAIRFLGLGDKTRFYQASTSELYGLVQETPQRETTPFYPRSPYAVAKLYAYWITVNYRESYDLYACNGILFNHESPIRGETFVTRKITRALARIKLGMQDELLLGNMDALRDWGHARDYVQMMWLMLQQDTPEDFVIATGQQYSVREFVTRAAEGLDMKLTFEGEGLDEVARDETGRVVVKVDPQYFRPAEVETLLGDASKAREKLGWTPETPFEELVREMVESDLAEAKRFG, encoded by the coding sequence GTGAAAAAAGCGCTTATTACAGGTGTGACAGGACAGGATGGGGCATACCTGTCTGAATTTCTTCTGAACAAAGGCTATCAGGTGCATGGCATCAAACGCCGGACCTCTTTGTTCAACACACAGCGCATCGACCACCTTTTTGAGGGTGAACCGGGGCAATCTGGTCAATTCCAGCTGCACCATGGCGACATGACCGACAGTTCCTCGCTGACCAATGTCATCAACAAGGTTCAACCGGATGAGGTTTATAACCTTGCCGCGCAAAGCCACGTCGCGGTGTCGTTCGAAGAGCCTGAATACACCGCCAACTCTGATGCAATTGGTGCCCTGCGTATTCTTGAAGCGATCCGCTTCCTTGGGCTCGGGGACAAGACCCGGTTTTATCAGGCATCGACGTCCGAGCTTTACGGTCTGGTACAGGAAACGCCGCAGCGTGAAACCACGCCGTTCTATCCACGTTCACCCTATGCGGTGGCAAAACTTTATGCCTATTGGATCACGGTGAACTACCGTGAATCCTATGACCTTTATGCTTGCAATGGCATCTTGTTTAACCACGAAAGCCCGATCCGCGGCGAGACCTTCGTAACTCGTAAAATCACCCGCGCTCTGGCCCGTATCAAGCTTGGTATGCAGGATGAATTGCTATTGGGCAATATGGATGCTCTGCGCGATTGGGGCCATGCCCGTGATTATGTTCAGATGATGTGGCTGATGTTGCAGCAAGACACGCCCGAAGATTTCGTAATCGCCACCGGGCAGCAATATTCCGTTCGAGAATTTGTTACCCGTGCCGCCGAAGGCTTGGACATGAAGCTGACGTTCGAAGGCGAAGGTTTGGACGAGGTTGCACGCGACGAAACCGGTCGTGTGGTGGTCAAAGTCGACCCACAGTATTTCCGCCCGGCCGAAGTGGAAACCTTGCTGGGTGATGCATCCAAAGCCCGTGAAAAATTGGGCTGGACGCCTGAAACCCCGTTCGAAGAGCTGGTGCGCGAAATGGTAGAATCCGACCTTGCAGAGGCAAAGCGCTTTGGCTGA
- a CDS encoding GDP-L-fucose synthase — MADRLYSLNGKRVYVAGHRGMVGSAIVRQLEQMNCEVLTATRADVDLIRQSEVEAWFEINKPDAVFLAAAKVGGILANDNFPADFLYDNLMIESNIIRAAFDSGVEKLMFLGSSCIYPKLAEQPMREDALLTGPLEPTNEWYAIAKIAGIKLCQAYRKQHGVDYISAMPTNLYGTGDNYNLETSHVLPALVRKVIEAREAGDKEIVMWGTGSPLREFMHADDLADALIFLMENYSDVPHVNVGSGQEVSIKELAQLIVDQVGFKGEIVHDTSKPDGTPRKLMDSTQLLGMGWEPKVTMAEGLAKTVREYEEIAGQS; from the coding sequence TTGGCTGATCGTCTGTATTCGCTCAATGGTAAGCGGGTCTATGTGGCTGGCCATCGTGGGATGGTCGGCTCTGCCATTGTACGCCAATTGGAACAGATGAACTGCGAGGTGCTGACTGCCACCCGTGCCGATGTAGATCTGATCCGTCAGTCCGAGGTTGAAGCTTGGTTTGAGATTAACAAACCCGATGCGGTGTTTTTGGCGGCAGCCAAAGTAGGCGGCATTCTTGCCAATGACAATTTTCCGGCAGATTTTCTCTACGACAACCTGATGATAGAAAGCAACATCATCCGCGCCGCCTTTGACAGCGGTGTGGAAAAGCTGATGTTCCTCGGCTCATCTTGTATTTACCCTAAGCTCGCCGAACAGCCGATGCGCGAAGACGCCCTGCTGACCGGCCCGTTGGAACCCACTAACGAGTGGTATGCTATTGCCAAGATCGCAGGCATAAAACTGTGTCAGGCATATCGTAAACAGCACGGCGTTGATTACATTTCAGCCATGCCAACCAATCTTTATGGCACGGGCGACAATTACAATCTGGAAACCAGCCATGTCCTACCTGCGCTGGTGCGCAAGGTCATTGAGGCACGCGAGGCTGGCGACAAAGAGATCGTCATGTGGGGCACCGGTAGCCCGCTTCGTGAATTCATGCACGCCGATGATCTGGCCGACGCATTGATCTTCTTGATGGAAAATTACTCTGACGTACCGCATGTCAATGTCGGCTCGGGTCAAGAGGTTTCGATCAAAGAGCTTGCCCAGCTGATCGTGGATCAGGTCGGGTTCAAAGGCGAGATCGTGCACGACACTAGCAAACCAGATGGCACACCGCGCAAGTTGATGGACAGCACACAATTGCTGGGCATGGGTTGGGAACCAAAGGTTACTATGGCTGAAGGCCTGGCCAAAACTGTTCGCGAATATGAAGAGATTGCGGGCCAGTCCTGA
- a CDS encoding antibiotic biosynthesis monooxygenase, giving the protein MVNFKPLDPEFPIDKQLGVDAGPVVLVNLFTVDPADKDALVEAWKGDAIWMKKQPGYISTQLHEAVGESCMYLNYAIWDSVADFRAAFSNPEFQKALSHYPSSAVTAPHLFEKIAVSNCCTA; this is encoded by the coding sequence ATGGTTAACTTCAAACCTCTCGATCCCGAATTTCCGATTGATAAGCAACTTGGTGTCGATGCCGGGCCTGTTGTCTTGGTCAACCTGTTCACTGTTGATCCCGCTGATAAGGACGCTCTTGTTGAAGCCTGGAAAGGCGATGCGATCTGGATGAAGAAGCAGCCAGGCTATATCAGTACGCAGCTACATGAGGCCGTTGGAGAAAGCTGCATGTACCTGAATTACGCCATCTGGGACTCGGTCGCTGACTTCCGGGCGGCATTCTCGAACCCAGAGTTTCAAAAAGCACTCAGCCACTACCCATCCAGCGCCGTCACGGCGCCGCATCTGTTTGAAAAGATTGCCGTGTCAAACTGCTGTACGGCCTGA